From the genome of Plectropomus leopardus isolate mb chromosome 13, YSFRI_Pleo_2.0, whole genome shotgun sequence, one region includes:
- the smg8 gene encoding protein SMG8, whose product MKEANMAFPVSMGALLQADLQEDTAYRDDGLCVVGIFGKSNMQPGPPKESIINNLADKHIFSLFGGPEDGGTADSHIQAFYSQESRVLYLLLSSVCDSRQLLRACESLSAGTGHSDAHEVWKGLDRQHCLHLLYMFSVCHVLLLVHPNQTFDVTYDRLFRALDALRQKVLPLIRAAIKDCPVSKEWKVNCRPCPPRLLFVFQMNCSLKLSGNGSESGGNPDKPKKHSPRRRLQHALEDQIYRIFRKSRVLTNQSSNCLFTVPANQAFVYVIPAVDEDPVGALLGQLRSNCILVEQDSTTVVSGPRRYQQMRRSARQSVGSGDSASMSMGGQLVDCSLKEFLWQHVELVLTKKGFDDSVGRNPQPSHFELPTYSKWVQVASRLHQVLINNTDEEIAELASKVQGQLKVLEGFLDADTKFSENRCQKALPLAHSAYQSNLPHNYTTTVHKNQLAQALRVYSQHARGVAFQRYALQLHEDCYKFWSNGHQLCEERSLTDQHCVHKFHLLPQPGEKPDMDRNPPILNHNSRGRSTSSCNCGRKQAPREDPFDIQAANYDFYQMLEEKCCGKLERIEFPVFQPSTPDPAPACNQAQRLPNEASGSVDAERLKEPSTAQSHTPGDTSLSLALSLGQSTDSLGPYGDGDGTETQVQQKRPSLVDRQPSTVEYLPGMMHSGCPKGLLPKFSSWSLVKLGPAKSYNCHTGLEQPGFLPGSSFLLPWDLVIRSRSEEDTGLSEPLDGGTSSWPAPNKTLVGKRGSTGGLGRSRRRDDMARMFVGFEYEDSRGRRFISCGPDKIVKVLGPGGAKDPATRVLNTDMPLYIPSPSQGRGLKPHFAQLARLFIVVPDAPLEVTLNPQVQPGPPPCPVFHPEQTDLLLPPDGLWVLRFPYSYSTDRGPCYPPKENQPLNNYKVLRGILKATTANPPPQ is encoded by the exons ATGAAGGAAGCAAACATGGCTTTCCCTGTGAGTATGGGGGCTCTGCTTCAGGCAGACCTCCAGGAGGACACTGCGTACCGGGACGACGGCCTGTGTGTGGTCGGTATCTTCGGTAAAAGCAACATGCAGCCCGGACCGCCGAAGGAGTCCATTATCAACAACTTGGCGGACAAACACATCTTCTCGCTGTTCGGCGGACCGGAGGACGGCGGCACCGCGGACAGCCACATCCAGGCTTTCTACAGCCAGGAGAGCCGGGTGCTCTACCTGCTGCTCTCCTCCGTGTGTGACAGCAGGCAGCTGCTGCGGGCCTGCGAGTCTCTGAGCGCCGGTACCGGCCACTCTGACGCCCACGAAGTGTGGAAAGGCCTGGACAGACAGCACTGCCTCCACCTGCTCTACATGTTCTCCGTGTGTCACGTCCTGCTGCTCGTCCACCCCAACCAGACCTTCGATGTGACATACGACCGGCTCTTCAGAGCCCTGGACGCGCTGAGACAGAAGGTCCTGCCCCTGATCCGAGCTGCCATCAAGGACTGTCCGGTGTCCAAAGAGTGGAAAGTGAACTGTCGGCCCTGCCCTCCAAGACTGCTCTTCGTCTTCCAGATGAACTGCTCTCTGAAG CTCTCTGGTAATGGCTCAGAGTCTGGAGGAAACCCAGACAAGCCCAAAAAGCACTCTCCCAGGAGGAGACTACAGCACGCCCTGGAGGACCAAATTTATCGCATCTTCCGTAAAAGCAGAGTCCTGACCAACCAAAGCAGCAACTGCTTGTTCACTGTTCCTGCCAACCAGGCGTTTGTGTACGTGATACCAGCAGTCGACGAGGATCCTGTGGGTGCCTTGCTTGGTCAGCTGCGGTCCAACTGCATCTTGGTCGAACAAGACTCCACCACGGTGGTTTCCGGACCGAGGCGTTATCAGCAGATGCGACGTTCGGCTCGGCAGTCTGTCGGCAGCGGAGACTCAGCCAGCATGTCAATGGGGGGTCAGCTGGTGGACTGCAGCTTGAAGGAATTTCTCTGGCAGCATGTCGAGCTGGTGCTGACCAAGAAAGGCTTTGACGACAGCGTTGGCCGCAACCCACAGCCCTCACACTTTGAGCTGCCAACCTACTCCAAATGGGTCCAGGTCGCCTCTAGACTCCACCAAGTCCTAATTAACAACACAGATGAAGAAATAGCCGAACTAGCATCAAAAGTGCAAGGCCAGCTGAAGGTTCTGGAAGGTTTTCTCGATGCTGACACAAAGTTCTCTGAGAACAGGTGTCAAAAAGCTCTGCCACTGGCTCACAGCGCTTACCAGTCCAACCTTCCCCATAACTACACCACCACGGTGCACAAAAACCAGCTGGCGCAGGCTCTGCGAGTGTACAGCCAGCATGCCCGAGGCGTTGCTTTCCAGCGCTACGCACTGCAGCTTCATGAGGACTGCTACAAGTTCTGGAGCAACGGCCACCAGCTGTGTGAGGAGCGAAGCCTGACAGACCAACACTGTGTTCACAAGTTCCACCTACTGCCTCAGCCAG GAGAGAAGCCTGACATGGATCGCAATCCACCCATCCTGAACCACAACAGCAGGGGGCGCTCCACTAGCTCCTGTAACTGTGGCAGGAAACAGGCTCCTCGCGAGGATCCGTTTGACATCCAGGCTGCCAATTATGACTTCTACCAG ATGCTGGAGGAGAAATGCTGCGGAAAGTTGGAGAGGATCGAGTTTCCAGTGTTCCAGCCCAGCACTCCTGACCCAGCTCCAGCCTGCAACCAAGCTCAGCGACTCCCAAATGAGGCCTCGGGGTCTGTCGACGCAGAAAGGCTGAAGGAGCCGAGCACTGCTCAGAGCCACACACCTGGAGACACCAGCCTCAGCCTGGCTCTCAGTCTGGGTCAGTCCACAGACAGTCTGGGGCCCTACGGAGACGGAGATGGAACCGAAACCCAAGTTCAGCAAAAGAGGCCGAGCCTTGTTGACCGGCAGCCCTCCACAGTGGAGTACCTCCCGGGTATGATGCACTCCGGCTGCCCCAAGGGCCTGCTCCCCAAGTTCTCCAGCTGGTCGCTGGTCAAACTGGGGCCAGCCAAGTCATACAACTGCCACACTGGTCTGGAACAGCCAGGCTTCCTCCCCGGCTCCTCCTTCCTCTTGCCATGGGACTTGGTGATTCGCTCTAGGTCGGAGGAGGATACAGGACTGTCGGAGCCTTTGGATGGAGGCACCTCCTCGTGGCCTGCCCCCAACAAGACCCTGGTGGGAAAGCGAGGGAGCACCGGAGGGCTGGGTAGGAGCCGCAGGAGGGATGATATGGCTCGGATGTTTGTGGGGTTTGAGTATGAAGACAGTAGGGGAAGACGCTTCATCAGCTGCGGGCCAGATAAGATAGTGAAGGTGCTGGGGCCAGGGGGCGCCAAAGATCCTGCCACCAGAGTGCTCAACACCGACATGCCGCTGTACATCCCCTCCCCTTCACAGGGCCGCGGTCTGAAGCCACACTTTGCCCAGCTGGCTCGCCTTTTTATTGTGGTGCCTGACGCCCCGCTGGAGGTCACTCTTAACCCACAG gtgcaGCCTGGTCCTCCTCCCTGCCCAGTTTTCCATCCAGAGCAGACAGACCTGTTATTGCCACCCGATGGTCTTTGGGTTCTGCGATTCCCTTATTCCTACTCAACAGACCGCGGCCCCTGTTACCCTCCAAAAGAGAACCAGCCGCTCAACAACTACAAGGTGCTGCGAGGCATCCTGAAGGCCACCACTGCCAACCCTCCACCACAGTGA
- the kcnj15 gene encoding ATP-sensitive inward rectifier potassium channel 15, translated as MAIRKAEVQRRIVSKDGHNNVRIDNVEGMVKLYLHDIWTTVVDMKWRYKLTLFASTFVMTWFIFGVFFYFIGMGNGDFEPDLSDNHTSCVKNVETLTGAFLFSLESQTTIGYGFRYISEECPLAIFTLVVQLVITGLAEIFVTGAFLAKLARPKKRAETIKFSQSAVICRHQGKLCLMVRVANMRKSLLIQCQLTGKLLHSNVTQEGEKTQIHQSSVDFNRDSSGECPFLILPLTFYHVLDEHSPLAGLNAENLQTRDFELLVTLNATMESTAATCQSRTSYVPQEILWGYEFKPVLFSTAGGRYVADFNFFDKVQMSNDATFLSNNTEKLKLEEDYKKE; from the coding sequence ATGGCAATCAGGAAGGCCGAGGTCCAGCGAAGGATTGTGTCCAAGGATGGCCACAACAACGTGCGGATCGACAACGTGGAGGGCATGGTGAAGCTGTACCTGCACGACATCTGGACCACCGTGGTGGACATGAAGTGGCGCTACAAACTCACTCTGTTTGCCTCCACCTTCGTCATGACTTGGTTCATCTTCGGTGTCTTTTTCTACTTCATCGGCATGGGCAACGGAGACTTTGAGCCTGATTTGAGCGACAACCACACGTCCTGTGTGAAGAACGTGGAGACTCTCACCGGGGCCTTCCTGTTCTCTCTGGAGTCGCAGACCACTATTGGTTATGGTTTTCGTTACATCTCGGAGGAATGCCCTCTGGCGATCTTCACTCTGGTGGTTCAGCTCGTCATCACCGGCCTGGCCGAGATCTTCGTCACTGGTGCCTTTCTGGCCAAACTGGCTCGCCCCAAGAAACGAGCAGAGACCATCAAGTTCAGCCAGTCGGCGGTGATCTGCCGGCACCAGGGCAAACTGTGTCTGATGGTGAGAGTGGCCAACATGAGGAAGAGTCTTTTGATCCAGTGCCAGCTGACAGGAAAACTCCTCCACTCCAACGTGACGCAGGAAGGCGAGAAGACGCAAATTCACCAGAGCTCTGTCGACTTCAACAGGGACTCCAGCGGAGAGTGCCCCTTCCTCATCCTCCCGCTCACCTTCTACCACGTCCTGGATGAGCATAGCCCTCTTGCAGGGCTCAACGCCGAAAACCTGCAGACTCGTGATTTTGAGCTGCTGGTGACCCTCAATGCCACCATGGAGTCGACAGCCGCCACATGCCAGAGCCGCACCTCCTACGTCCCTCAGGAGATCCTCTGGGGTTACGAGTTCAAGCCGGTGCTGTTCAGCACCGCTGGTGGCCGCTACGTGGCAGATTTTAACTTTTTCGACAAGGTGCAGATGAGCAACGATGCGACCTTCCTCAGTAACAACACTGAGAAGCTGAAACTGGAGGAGGACTATAAGAAAGAATAG
- the vps26c gene encoding vacuolar protein sorting-associated protein 26C isoform X2: MSVTLDIRLKRANKVYHEGETVAGVILLVCKETLQHHGIFLSMEGVVNLQLSSKSVGVFEAFYNSVKPIQLISSNIEVAKAGKIPGGKTEIPFEFPLITKGNKVLYETYHGVFVNIQYTLRCDMKRSLLAKDLSRNCEFIVHCQPQKAKVVPTPVNFTITPDTLQSTRERTSLPKFLVRGHLDATNCVISQPLTGEVVVENSDVPIKSIELQLVRVETCGCAEGYARDATEIQNIQIAEGDVCHGLSIPIYMVFPRLFTCPTLETTNFKVEFEVNIVIMLHDDHLITENFPLKLCRV, encoded by the exons ATGAGCGTCACTTTGGATATTAGACTGAAAAGAGCGAACAAAGTTTATCATGAAGGG GAAACGGTGGCTGGTGTCATCTTGCTGGTGTGTAAGGAAACGCTGCAGCATCACGGCATCTTTTTGAGCATGGAGGGGGTGGTGAACCTGCAGCTGAGCTCTAAGAGCGTCGGCGTCTTCGAGGCTTTCTACAACTCTGTCAAG CCCATCCAGctcatcagcagcaacatcgaGGTGGCCAAGGCAGGAAAGATCCCAGGAGGCAAAACTGAGATCCCCTTTGAGTTTCCTCTGATCACGAAAGGCAACAAAGTGCTGTACGAGACCTACCACGGCGTCTTCGTCAACATTCAG TACACACTCCGCTGTGACATGAAGCGCTCCCTGCTGGCCAAAGACCTGAGCAGGAACTGTGAGTTCATTGTGCACTGTCAG CCGCAGAAAGCCAAAGTTGTCCCGACTCCGGTCAACTTCACCATCACTCCTGACACGCTGCAGAGCACCCGCGAG AGGACTTCACTGCCTAAGTTTTTAGTCAGAGGCCATTTAGACGCCACCAACTGTGTGATCAGCCAGCCGCTGACCGGAGAGGTGGTGGTGGAAAACTCAGACGTCCCCATCAAGAGTATTGAACTGCAGCTTGTTCGAGTCGAGACCTGCG GTTGTGCCGAAGGATACGCCCGAGATGCTACAGAGATCCAAAACATCCAGATAGCTGAAGGCGACGTCTGCCACGGACTCTCTATTCCCATCTACATGGTCTTCCCCAGACTGTTCACGTGTCCCACACTGGAGACCACCAACTTCAAAGTCG AGTTTGAAGTCAACATTGTCATCATGCTTCACGATGATCACCTGATTACAGAGAACTTCCCCCTGAAACTGTGCAGAGTCTGA
- the vps26c gene encoding vacuolar protein sorting-associated protein 26C isoform X1: MSVTLDIRLKRANKVYHEGETVAGVILLVCKETLQHHGIFLSMEGVVNLQLSSKSVGVFEAFYNSVKPIQLISSNIEVAKAGKIPGGKTEIPFEFPLITKGNKVLYETYHGVFVNIQYTLRCDMKRSLLAKDLSRNCEFIVHCQPQKAKVVPTPVNFTITPDTLQSTREDKLALCQQRTSLPKFLVRGHLDATNCVISQPLTGEVVVENSDVPIKSIELQLVRVETCGCAEGYARDATEIQNIQIAEGDVCHGLSIPIYMVFPRLFTCPTLETTNFKVEFEVNIVIMLHDDHLITENFPLKLCRV, from the exons ATGAGCGTCACTTTGGATATTAGACTGAAAAGAGCGAACAAAGTTTATCATGAAGGG GAAACGGTGGCTGGTGTCATCTTGCTGGTGTGTAAGGAAACGCTGCAGCATCACGGCATCTTTTTGAGCATGGAGGGGGTGGTGAACCTGCAGCTGAGCTCTAAGAGCGTCGGCGTCTTCGAGGCTTTCTACAACTCTGTCAAG CCCATCCAGctcatcagcagcaacatcgaGGTGGCCAAGGCAGGAAAGATCCCAGGAGGCAAAACTGAGATCCCCTTTGAGTTTCCTCTGATCACGAAAGGCAACAAAGTGCTGTACGAGACCTACCACGGCGTCTTCGTCAACATTCAG TACACACTCCGCTGTGACATGAAGCGCTCCCTGCTGGCCAAAGACCTGAGCAGGAACTGTGAGTTCATTGTGCACTGTCAG CCGCAGAAAGCCAAAGTTGTCCCGACTCCGGTCAACTTCACCATCACTCCTGACACGCTGCAGAGCACCCGCGAG GACAAACTTGCTCTCTGTCAACAGAGGACTTCACTGCCTAAGTTTTTAGTCAGAGGCCATTTAGACGCCACCAACTGTGTGATCAGCCAGCCGCTGACCGGAGAGGTGGTGGTGGAAAACTCAGACGTCCCCATCAAGAGTATTGAACTGCAGCTTGTTCGAGTCGAGACCTGCG GTTGTGCCGAAGGATACGCCCGAGATGCTACAGAGATCCAAAACATCCAGATAGCTGAAGGCGACGTCTGCCACGGACTCTCTATTCCCATCTACATGGTCTTCCCCAGACTGTTCACGTGTCCCACACTGGAGACCACCAACTTCAAAGTCG AGTTTGAAGTCAACATTGTCATCATGCTTCACGATGATCACCTGATTACAGAGAACTTCCCCCTGAAACTGTGCAGAGTCTGA